The following coding sequences are from one Virgibacillus necropolis window:
- a CDS encoding CapA family protein, with product MLHYKASFLLCFCAFLLAACMNEDNSYVSNDHAKSEVDIQNKPGDTDFLTTEVHEITLSAIGDLLIHDTVYQDAFNGNHYNFNPMLEKVAPFLQQSSVTMANQETMIGGVEIGLSSYPAFNTPKKMGDALKDAGIDVVTIANNHTLDHGETAIQEATSYWESLDMMYTGAYKSREDQNEIRVLQTNQDITIAFLAYTYGTNGIPVPKGKEYLVNLIDKNKIAADIKEAKKLSDVIILSLHYGNQYERMPNKRQKDLVQFAADQGVQVVIGHHPHVLQPVDWVEGKNGNKTFVAYSLGNFLSGQDEFYRRIGGMVQFTIRKTVNEDAEDKLEVVSPKFLPTFVDYQPGETDFDVIPMYQLTNEVLPNAKKHYKEIKAHLSQWMPELEFIEE from the coding sequence ATGTTACACTATAAAGCAAGCTTCCTATTATGCTTTTGTGCCTTTCTTTTAGCGGCATGTATGAATGAAGATAATAGTTATGTTTCAAATGATCATGCCAAAAGTGAAGTTGATATTCAGAATAAACCGGGGGATACGGATTTTCTTACAACAGAAGTACATGAAATTACGCTCTCGGCAATAGGTGATTTATTAATACACGACACGGTATACCAAGACGCTTTTAATGGAAATCACTATAATTTTAATCCGATGCTTGAGAAAGTGGCACCTTTTTTGCAACAATCCTCGGTAACAATGGCTAACCAGGAAACGATGATAGGTGGAGTGGAAATTGGATTATCATCCTATCCCGCTTTTAATACCCCAAAGAAAATGGGAGATGCACTAAAGGATGCGGGGATAGATGTTGTGACCATTGCAAATAACCACACATTAGACCATGGAGAAACTGCCATACAGGAGGCAACCTCGTATTGGGAAAGTCTGGATATGATGTATACTGGTGCATACAAAAGTAGGGAAGATCAAAATGAAATCCGCGTCCTTCAGACCAATCAAGATATCACAATTGCCTTTTTAGCGTATACATATGGTACAAATGGAATTCCTGTCCCAAAAGGGAAAGAGTATCTTGTTAATTTGATTGATAAAAATAAAATAGCTGCTGATATTAAAGAGGCAAAAAAGCTATCCGATGTTATTATCTTAAGTCTGCACTATGGAAATCAATATGAACGGATGCCAAATAAAAGACAAAAAGATTTGGTGCAATTTGCTGCAGATCAAGGGGTACAGGTTGTTATTGGACACCATCCACATGTCTTGCAGCCAGTTGACTGGGTTGAAGGCAAAAATGGCAATAAAACATTTGTCGCCTACTCACTTGGCAACTTTTTATCTGGTCAGGATGAATTTTACCGACGAATAGGTGGAATGGTACAGTTTACTATTCGAAAAACGGTTAATGAAGATGCAGAAGATAAGCTAGAAGTTGTTTCACCAAAGTTTTTACCAACCTTTGTAGATTATCAGCCTGGAGAAACGGACTTTGACGTGATTCCCATGTATCAGCTGACAAATGAAGTTCTTCCAAATGCTAAAAAACATTACAAGGAAATCAAAGCCCATCTGTCTCAATGGATGCCTGAGCTTGAGTTTATTGAGGAGTGA
- a CDS encoding DUF1129 family protein codes for MNSKDIIRENNEKRKLLNEENLAYYQDMLVYIRLNGGKSEQATEEVLLELLEHLIQAQEEGKSAVEIFGDDPKDYSKAIIKEIPNESNTVRIPFIAYIVVQFLAIISLVNGIVGSGMYYFFELGSSTTVVSLGSGFLIVCINLFLLYLFITFVLKWIKRSTDKKPNKWLEFLQLWLISVVMIGTFIAVSYFMPGFGSEIRFPTIAFAGIGIALYLISYMMNKKLRLTK; via the coding sequence ATGAATTCTAAGGATATTATCAGGGAGAACAATGAAAAAAGAAAACTTTTGAACGAGGAAAACCTTGCGTATTATCAAGATATGCTTGTGTACATTCGTCTGAATGGAGGAAAGTCTGAACAAGCTACAGAGGAAGTACTTTTGGAACTACTTGAACATTTGATACAAGCACAGGAAGAAGGAAAATCAGCCGTAGAAATCTTTGGGGATGACCCTAAGGATTATTCTAAAGCTATTATCAAAGAAATACCAAATGAATCGAATACAGTGAGAATACCTTTTATTGCATATATTGTGGTCCAATTCTTAGCTATTATTAGTCTGGTGAATGGTATTGTTGGTTCTGGAATGTATTACTTTTTCGAACTGGGTTCTAGTACCACAGTAGTTTCACTTGGATCGGGATTCCTTATTGTTTGTATTAATTTGTTTTTACTTTACCTGTTTATCACCTTTGTGCTTAAATGGATCAAACGATCTACAGATAAAAAGCCAAACAAATGGCTAGAATTTCTTCAGTTATGGTTGATTAGTGTAGTTATGATTGGAACATTCATTGCAGTGTCCTATTTCATGCCAGGTTTCGGTTCGGAAATCAGGTTTCCAACGATAGCTTTTGCTGGGATAGGTATAGCTCTGTATCTCATTTCTTATATGATGAACAAGAAATTACGACTTACTAAATAA
- a CDS encoding copper amine oxidase: MNWKKALVVAPMSAALLFSANGGLVSAETAEKPTVTNAAVDLRATLGTLLSEHGNLAIITMRKGIEGAEDFEAAAAQLGENTQALSDAIASVYGEEAGQGFHDMWSAHIGYFVDYVNGTAAEDEAAKEKALEELSQYRQDFSAFLEKATEGRVEADALAEGLQTHVNQLVSAFDSYVAGDYATAFSKQADARSHLYMTAKGLSSAITAQFPDKFENQMAVTPAADLRLALNDILSGHVAFAITAMQNGIEGEESAKIFEANAAQLAANTDKLSAAIGSVYGDEAAAKFKEMWAGHIGYFVDYVKATAAEDEEAKQAALDELKQYRADFSAFMETATGGNISADAVSESLQMHVNQLVASFDAYAAGDYEEAYNQFHEGYTHSNGIAKALSGAIVAQFPDKFAADMPSEMPETGFAPANNNDMMMLWILGASAFALAAFVAIRKYQASENK; the protein is encoded by the coding sequence ATGAATTGGAAAAAGGCATTAGTAGTAGCACCAATGAGTGCGGCATTGTTATTCTCAGCAAACGGAGGTTTAGTAAGTGCAGAAACAGCGGAGAAACCAACAGTAACGAACGCAGCTGTTGATCTCAGAGCTACTTTAGGTACATTGTTGTCTGAACACGGAAATTTGGCAATCATTACAATGCGTAAAGGAATTGAAGGAGCAGAAGATTTTGAAGCTGCTGCAGCACAACTAGGTGAAAATACACAGGCATTATCTGATGCTATAGCTTCCGTTTACGGTGAAGAAGCAGGTCAAGGATTTCATGATATGTGGAGTGCACATATTGGTTACTTTGTAGACTATGTAAATGGAACTGCAGCAGAGGATGAAGCTGCAAAAGAAAAAGCACTAGAAGAATTATCTCAGTATCGTCAAGACTTCTCAGCATTTCTTGAAAAAGCAACTGAAGGTCGTGTTGAAGCGGATGCTTTAGCAGAAGGATTACAAACACACGTTAATCAATTAGTTTCAGCATTTGATTCTTATGTTGCTGGAGACTATGCAACAGCATTCAGCAAGCAAGCAGATGCAAGATCACACTTGTATATGACAGCGAAGGGCCTTTCAAGCGCTATCACAGCTCAATTTCCAGATAAGTTTGAAAACCAAATGGCTGTTACACCAGCAGCAGATCTTCGTCTAGCATTAAATGATATTCTTTCAGGACACGTAGCATTTGCTATAACAGCTATGCAAAACGGAATTGAAGGCGAAGAATCAGCGAAGATTTTTGAAGCTAACGCTGCACAATTAGCTGCAAATACAGATAAACTTTCTGCAGCAATCGGTTCTGTATATGGTGATGAAGCAGCAGCTAAATTTAAAGAAATGTGGGCTGGACACATTGGTTACTTTGTAGATTATGTAAAAGCAACTGCAGCTGAAGACGAGGAAGCTAAGCAAGCAGCACTTGACGAATTGAAACAGTATCGTGCAGACTTCTCAGCATTTATGGAAACAGCTACAGGTGGTAACATCTCAGCGGACGCTGTATCTGAATCATTGCAAATGCATGTAAACCAACTCGTCGCTTCATTTGATGCTTATGCAGCAGGTGATTATGAGGAAGCTTATAACCAGTTCCACGAAGGTTACACTCACTCTAATGGTATTGCCAAAGCACTTTCTGGTGCTATCGTAGCACAATTTCCAGATAAGTTTGCTGCTGATATGCCTTCTGAAATGCCAGAAACTGGTTTCGCACCAGCAAACAATAACGACATGATGATGTTATGGATCTTAGGTGCAAGTGCATTTGCATTAGCAGCATTTGTAGCAATCCGTAAGTACCAAGCATCAGAAAATAAATAA
- a CDS encoding DUF368 domain-containing protein codes for MEWKNIYRGMIMGASDVIPGVSGGTIAVLLGIYDRLITAINGILSKDWKKQLGFLIPLGIGIGTAILLLSRLIEWLFEHYAGPTQFFFLGLIIGILPYLFHEADAKRTFGMKHYLLLVIGAVIVGSMAFIQSGEPGVIENISMSTYILLFFSGIIASSAMILPGISGSFMLLIIGVYPTIIGAISNLQLDIIVVTGVGIVIGILVMSKIINFFLQNYRYATFALIIGLVIGSILVVYPGFPSATSFLILSVQTFAAGLLVAYILGRVEYKS; via the coding sequence ATGGAGTGGAAAAATATTTATCGAGGCATGATAATGGGTGCAAGTGATGTTATCCCAGGTGTTAGTGGTGGTACAATTGCTGTTTTGTTAGGAATATATGATCGATTAATTACAGCAATTAACGGGATATTAAGCAAGGACTGGAAAAAACAGCTTGGATTTTTAATACCATTAGGAATTGGAATTGGAACAGCAATTCTTCTGTTGAGTCGTTTAATAGAATGGTTATTTGAACATTATGCCGGACCGACACAATTCTTTTTTTTAGGCTTAATTATTGGTATTTTGCCCTATTTGTTTCACGAAGCTGATGCTAAGCGAACGTTTGGGATGAAGCATTATTTATTACTAGTTATTGGGGCTGTCATTGTCGGGTCTATGGCTTTTATCCAATCTGGTGAACCTGGAGTCATAGAAAATATTTCAATGTCTACTTACATATTGTTATTTTTTTCTGGAATTATTGCAAGTAGCGCCATGATTTTACCAGGGATTAGTGGTTCATTTATGCTGTTAATTATTGGTGTTTATCCAACTATCATTGGCGCCATTAGTAATTTACAGCTTGATATAATTGTTGTGACTGGCGTTGGGATTGTGATTGGTATTTTAGTTATGAGTAAAATCATCAATTTCTTTTTACAAAATTATCGCTATGCAACATTTGCCTTAATTATCGGATTGGTGATTGGATCAATTTTAGTTGTATATCCAGGATTTCCAAGCGCTACTTCATTTCTAATCTTAAGTGTGCAGACTTTTGCTGCTGGCTTGTTAGTTGCATATATTTTGGGTCGAGTAGAATACAAATCCTAA
- a CDS encoding anti-sigma factor: MMSKTCDLLLDYFNNQLTNEQREEFEAHLLACEECQEELEELQQLTEDLPYSSEAIDPPSGMKERVLSNIVNSTNTSETETEPEVEQMKSSKVTPIESKKEPKKKKTGWYKPLIAAVLTLSLVGNGAALIYLSDEPEATEPTNEPEETSLDTIQKMLSLSPSEGINAEATAMMIEQNNKTNLVIQASDLPQLEGEETYQVWVLEDGKPYRAGTFVSNEEGNGAVSYIMNYEGEHQWDTVAITKEPNADSQTPQGDILLSSPIS, translated from the coding sequence ATGATGTCTAAAACCTGTGATTTGTTGCTTGATTATTTTAATAACCAACTAACAAACGAACAAAGAGAAGAATTCGAAGCACATCTGTTAGCGTGTGAAGAATGTCAAGAAGAGCTTGAAGAGCTACAACAATTAACGGAAGACCTTCCATATAGCAGTGAAGCTATAGACCCGCCTAGTGGTATGAAGGAACGTGTACTATCTAATATAGTGAATAGCACAAACACTTCTGAGACAGAAACTGAGCCTGAAGTTGAACAAATGAAAAGTAGTAAGGTGACTCCTATCGAAAGTAAGAAGGAACCTAAAAAGAAAAAAACAGGATGGTATAAACCATTAATTGCAGCTGTTTTAACCCTATCGTTAGTAGGAAACGGTGCAGCGCTAATTTATTTGTCAGATGAACCAGAGGCAACAGAACCTACCAATGAACCAGAAGAAACTTCACTTGATACCATTCAAAAAATGCTATCATTAAGTCCTTCTGAAGGAATAAATGCAGAAGCAACTGCAATGATGATCGAACAAAATAATAAAACAAACTTGGTTATTCAAGCAAGTGATCTTCCACAACTGGAAGGTGAGGAAACGTATCAGGTATGGGTGCTAGAAGATGGAAAGCCATATCGTGCAGGTACATTTGTCTCAAATGAAGAAGGTAATGGTGCTGTATCCTATATTATGAATTATGAGGGTGAACACCAATGGGATACAGTCGCAATCACAAAAGAACCAAATGCAGATAGCCAAACACCACAGGGTGATATTTTATTAAGCTCACCGATTTCATAA
- a CDS encoding VOC family protein, with the protein MLALDHVVIAANNAEELSAQYGNQFTIKSIKGGQHNEWGTHNYLSYFSNDSYIEWLGTYDNEKTTNSDNPLIKHLTHVLEKNIAGPFQFALRTTQMDSYVEHFQKNDIPFVGPVNATREKPDGSIVKWRMLFPEYNYETEVLPFLIEWDNPKEAYPDTSLLNIQTIRQINFGGIDKETFTKVYQLKPKKLNKTHFPLQNSKIQFTNNEKLEFDLV; encoded by the coding sequence ATGCTAGCACTTGATCATGTTGTTATAGCCGCTAATAATGCTGAAGAATTAAGCGCCCAGTATGGAAATCAGTTCACCATAAAGTCTATTAAGGGTGGCCAACATAATGAATGGGGTACGCATAATTATTTATCTTACTTCTCAAATGATAGTTATATAGAATGGTTAGGAACGTACGATAATGAGAAAACAACTAATTCAGATAATCCACTAATAAAACATCTCACACATGTTTTAGAAAAAAATATAGCTGGTCCGTTTCAATTTGCGTTAAGGACAACACAAATGGATAGTTATGTGGAACATTTCCAAAAAAATGACATCCCATTTGTAGGCCCTGTTAATGCAACGAGAGAAAAGCCTGACGGATCCATCGTAAAATGGCGGATGCTTTTCCCAGAGTATAATTATGAAACGGAAGTCTTACCCTTTTTAATTGAATGGGACAATCCAAAAGAAGCATACCCAGATACTAGTCTGTTGAATATCCAAACTATTAGACAGATCAACTTTGGCGGAATAGATAAAGAGACTTTCACTAAGGTCTATCAATTAAAGCCAAAAAAATTAAATAAAACCCATTTTCCATTACAAAACAGCAAAATACAATTTACCAATAATGAAAAACTAGAATTTGATTTGGTATAG
- a CDS encoding thioredoxin family protein: protein MESIKSVEKFNEVIQSENPVIIKFFADWCPDCKRMNMFIGDVIEEFNGYNWYEVNSDEVKGLAEKYEVMGIPSMLVFKNGEKIAHQHSANTKSPESVSEFLTEQLG, encoded by the coding sequence ATGGAAAGTATAAAAAGTGTAGAAAAATTCAATGAGGTTATCCAAAGTGAAAATCCCGTAATTATAAAGTTTTTTGCTGATTGGTGTCCAGACTGCAAGCGTATGAATATGTTTATTGGTGATGTTATTGAGGAATTTAACGGTTACAACTGGTACGAGGTAAATAGTGATGAAGTAAAAGGACTTGCGGAAAAATATGAAGTAATGGGAATTCCTAGTATGCTAGTTTTTAAAAATGGGGAAAAAATTGCCCATCAGCACAGTGCAAATACAAAGTCACCTGAATCAGTAAGTGAATTTTTAACAGAACAACTTGGTTAA
- a CDS encoding class F sortase, which yields MRKIISILFLTVLVGCGQMQSTDSNQPEPKETQETATEKQTVEQPEMETKDVSTIKEPKEETFYSNAFDEPVKGLVPATIKIESIGVEAPVERVGLQKDGKMDVPKDYRNAGWYKSGAKPGEQGSAVLAGHVNDPKGKGIFWDLNKLEVGDEVKISDESGETLVFKVVDKKAYDLGEAPVEQIFGYTPRRMLNLITCTGDYIQDIGTHNQRLVVYTELVDKK from the coding sequence ATGCGGAAGATAATAAGTATACTGTTCTTAACAGTATTAGTTGGTTGTGGTCAGATGCAGAGCACTGATTCCAACCAACCTGAACCAAAAGAAACACAAGAAACTGCTACTGAAAAACAAACGGTAGAACAACCAGAAATGGAAACGAAAGATGTTAGCACGATAAAAGAGCCAAAAGAAGAAACTTTCTATTCAAATGCTTTCGATGAACCTGTAAAAGGGTTAGTTCCTGCTACGATTAAGATAGAGAGCATCGGTGTTGAAGCACCTGTAGAGCGTGTTGGCTTACAAAAGGATGGAAAGATGGATGTTCCAAAAGATTATCGTAATGCAGGTTGGTATAAATCGGGTGCTAAACCTGGTGAACAAGGAAGCGCAGTGCTCGCAGGCCATGTGAATGATCCAAAGGGTAAAGGAATATTTTGGGACTTGAATAAGCTTGAGGTTGGGGATGAAGTAAAAATATCCGATGAAAGTGGAGAAACATTAGTATTTAAAGTGGTTGATAAAAAAGCCTACGATTTAGGCGAAGCTCCCGTAGAACAAATATTTGGATATACCCCAAGAAGAATGCTTAACTTAATTACATGTACAGGCGATTATATTCAAGACATTGGTACTCACAATCAACGCTTGGTTGTATATACAGAATTAGTAGATAAAAAATAG
- a CDS encoding DUF2254 domain-containing protein, with the protein MNQTKFLIKIRDSFWFIPAVYGVASILLVFLITITDGWLIGSFKNSIPKLLLTTNNIAVDLYASLVTGILTMTTISFSVIMVVLTTYSTQFSPRTLQDFMKSRTTQHVLGVYCLGFIFALIHLLTAGKESSVVGPIVMVIVAIINLAFFVYFIHHSARWIQVNNLIAKIRDDGSQVIKSTYKNYDFYEYEDWDEAELKDLQSRNKRIIYAYDSGYIQKVDWENLVRQAAKQGCTLHIHAQVGDFVTKGLPVMSVIETEECDDNHDFKHFLVIGNERTDLQDIEFILQKLVEIALRAISPAINDPHTAINCLNRIGALLSEIGSTYNENRYYTDNNKHLRLICEPKTFEDYLYKSFYQIRHYGKDDVSMLYAMIEVLYKTAVVSDKPIKQKIWNFHYYIMDVVEWESFSDLDREHLLKMYNKFKTYCAVQ; encoded by the coding sequence ATGAATCAAACAAAATTTTTGATTAAAATACGTGATAGTTTTTGGTTTATTCCAGCAGTATACGGGGTTGCCTCCATCCTATTAGTTTTTCTCATAACCATTACAGATGGCTGGCTAATCGGTAGTTTTAAAAATAGTATACCTAAACTATTACTAACGACAAATAATATCGCTGTTGATTTATATGCCTCACTTGTGACTGGGATTTTAACGATGACGACTATTAGTTTTTCCGTTATTATGGTAGTTTTAACAACGTATTCTACACAATTTTCTCCACGGACCTTACAAGACTTTATGAAAAGTCGAACAACGCAACATGTCTTAGGAGTATATTGCCTAGGCTTTATTTTTGCACTGATTCATTTATTGACAGCTGGAAAGGAGTCTTCTGTTGTTGGCCCGATTGTCATGGTGATCGTTGCGATCATTAATCTTGCGTTTTTCGTATACTTTATTCACCATTCTGCACGATGGATTCAAGTAAATAATCTAATTGCCAAAATTCGAGATGACGGTTCACAAGTAATTAAAAGCACCTATAAAAACTATGATTTTTACGAGTATGAGGATTGGGATGAAGCTGAATTAAAGGATTTGCAATCGAGAAATAAACGGATCATTTATGCTTATGATTCAGGTTATATTCAAAAGGTTGATTGGGAAAATCTCGTAAGACAGGCAGCGAAACAGGGATGTACATTGCATATACATGCACAAGTTGGTGATTTTGTAACGAAGGGTTTACCAGTTATGAGTGTAATTGAAACAGAAGAATGTGATGATAATCATGATTTTAAACATTTCCTAGTAATTGGAAATGAACGAACCGATTTACAAGATATAGAGTTTATACTTCAAAAACTGGTGGAAATTGCACTGCGGGCTATTTCACCGGCAATAAATGATCCTCATACTGCAATAAATTGTTTAAATCGAATCGGTGCACTCCTAAGTGAAATTGGTTCTACGTATAATGAAAATCGATATTATACAGATAATAACAAGCATCTAAGGCTTATTTGTGAGCCGAAAACGTTTGAGGATTATCTTTATAAATCATTTTACCAAATTCGACATTATGGAAAAGATGATGTTTCGATGCTTTATGCGATGATTGAAGTACTTTATAAAACCGCAGTAGTTAGTGATAAACCAATTAAGCAAAAAATATGGAACTTTCATTATTACATAATGGATGTAGTAGAATGGGAAAGTTTCTCTGATTTAGACCGTGAACATTTACTAAAAATGTATAATAAATTTAAAACATATTGTGCTGTTCAGTAA
- a CDS encoding response regulator transcription factor: MSQPNILIVEDEKKLSRVLQLELGYENYNTQIASDGKEALHLLETKQWDLALLDIMIPELSGLEVLRKFRRSDQQTPIILLTARDEIHDKVSGLDLGANDYITKPFQIEELLARIRVHLRQQSKRNELVNGELYVDLNTRQVKRSTVEIELTPREYDLLIYLLQNKNIVLTREQLIEKVWGYDYFGDTNVVDVYIRYLRQKIDKDFDTKYIQTIRGVGYMIKDQTK; this comes from the coding sequence CTGAGTCAACCAAATATTTTAATTGTAGAAGATGAAAAAAAACTTAGTAGGGTGCTGCAGTTGGAACTTGGTTATGAAAATTATAACACTCAAATTGCAAGTGATGGAAAAGAAGCGCTACATTTACTGGAAACGAAACAGTGGGATCTAGCTTTACTAGATATTATGATTCCTGAGTTAAGTGGACTCGAGGTTCTACGGAAGTTTCGGCGAAGTGATCAACAAACTCCAATCATTCTTTTGACTGCTAGAGATGAAATACATGATAAAGTAAGCGGATTAGATCTAGGTGCAAATGATTATATAACGAAACCGTTTCAAATTGAAGAATTATTGGCACGCATAAGGGTGCATTTACGGCAACAATCGAAACGGAATGAGTTAGTTAATGGTGAGCTATATGTAGATTTAAATACACGACAAGTAAAGCGGTCTACTGTAGAGATTGAGTTGACACCACGTGAATATGATTTACTTATATACTTATTACAAAACAAAAATATTGTGCTAACGCGTGAGCAGTTAATTGAAAAAGTATGGGGATATGATTATTTTGGTGATACGAATGTGGTTGATGTCTATATTCGATATTTAAGACAAAAGATTGATAAGGATTTTGACACGAAATATATTCAAACGATTCGTGGGGTAGGGTATATGATAAAGGATCAAACTAAATGA
- a CDS encoding HAMP domain-containing sensor histidine kinase, with product MKLRTKIQLFSSLFMLVLILLVNASIYYFFYKLSADSELDQLDAHTETIISTLNENPTISKNQLLRAYLPNEGMIRVVDEKENKLVTLTKHGSYTSLPITFSASEIQEIRSVDDRASVAVVTQPVIWSDGNVVTLQVSKHLTGLDATMQTLLYVVIGASIVMLLPTIFAGRLLTGFILKPIQALIQTMNANKNENTWEKISVRSHSKDELYQMEQTFNEMIDHLRESFNKQEQFVSDASHELKTPIAIVKSYAQLLERRGLERPEIFQESIGAIETEADRMQKLVEQLLFLAKSKNESVLTEVNIVKLCLDVVTVFNGAYNRSIRVNRKEQEEILVKANKDQLKQVVYSLIDNACKYSEAEIIVTISVVDKNVAIAIQDFGPGISKEEQAKIFDRFYRVDKARNRDNGGTGLGLSIAKSIVEAHKGKLTVSSNIAEGSTFTVILPIVIDH from the coding sequence ATGAAACTTCGGACAAAAATTCAACTGTTTTCCAGCCTATTCATGTTAGTATTAATTTTATTAGTAAACGCGTCTATCTATTACTTTTTTTATAAATTGTCTGCAGATAGCGAGTTAGACCAATTAGATGCACATACAGAAACGATAATAAGTACATTGAATGAGAATCCAACCATTTCCAAAAACCAACTACTCCGCGCTTATCTACCAAATGAAGGTATGATTCGAGTAGTTGATGAAAAAGAAAATAAACTTGTTACCTTAACAAAACATGGCTCATACACAAGTCTTCCGATTACTTTTTCAGCAAGTGAGATACAAGAGATAAGATCAGTTGATGATCGTGCTAGTGTTGCAGTTGTCACCCAGCCAGTTATATGGAGTGATGGCAATGTTGTTACACTGCAAGTTTCCAAGCATTTAACAGGGCTTGACGCGACAATGCAAACGTTATTGTACGTTGTTATAGGTGCCTCGATTGTGATGCTTCTTCCAACTATTTTTGCGGGACGACTATTGACTGGCTTCATATTAAAACCTATTCAGGCCTTAATTCAAACAATGAATGCTAATAAAAATGAGAACACATGGGAAAAGATTTCGGTTCGTAGTCATTCCAAGGATGAATTGTATCAAATGGAGCAAACGTTTAATGAAATGATTGATCACTTAAGGGAAAGTTTTAACAAACAAGAACAATTTGTATCGGACGCATCCCATGAGTTAAAAACACCAATTGCAATTGTGAAAAGTTATGCGCAGCTTCTAGAACGTCGAGGTTTAGAACGCCCTGAGATTTTTCAAGAATCAATTGGAGCTATCGAAACGGAAGCAGATCGAATGCAGAAATTGGTAGAGCAACTACTTTTTCTTGCTAAAAGTAAAAATGAAAGTGTGTTAACAGAAGTGAACATAGTGAAGTTGTGTTTAGATGTTGTAACTGTTTTTAATGGAGCCTATAATCGTTCCATAAGGGTCAATAGGAAAGAACAAGAGGAGATACTCGTTAAAGCTAACAAAGATCAGCTTAAACAGGTGGTCTATAGTTTAATTGATAATGCATGTAAATATAGTGAAGCTGAAATTATTGTGACTATTTCAGTTGTCGATAAAAACGTTGCCATTGCAATTCAAGACTTTGGGCCGGGAATTTCAAAAGAGGAGCAAGCAAAAATTTTCGACCGCTTTTATCGAGTAGATAAAGCCAGAAACAGAGATAATGGCGGGACAGGTCTCGGACTTTCAATCGCCAAATCAATTGTCGAGGCACACAAAGGAAAACTTACGGTATCAAGTAATATAGCAGAAGGGAGCACCTTTACGGTAATCCTCCCAATTGTGATAGATCATTAA
- a CDS encoding PadR family transcriptional regulator codes for MSLKSQLLKGILEGCILSIIKNEPTYGYELSLKLQHYGLNDVGEGSIYPILLRLQKEKLIEGVMKNSQTGPKRKYYHLTETGVIALVEFTNHWNGLKDPVDRIIEQGGASQNEF; via the coding sequence ATGTCATTAAAAAGTCAGCTCTTAAAAGGCATCTTAGAGGGATGTATCCTTTCCATTATTAAAAATGAACCAACTTACGGCTATGAATTGTCGCTCAAATTACAACACTATGGCCTGAATGATGTGGGTGAAGGATCCATTTATCCAATACTATTACGATTGCAGAAAGAAAAGTTAATTGAAGGCGTGATGAAAAACTCGCAAACAGGACCTAAGCGTAAGTACTATCATTTAACAGAAACCGGAGTCATTGCATTGGTTGAATTTACGAATCACTGGAATGGATTAAAAGATCCTGTAGATCGAATCATCGAACAAGGGGGAGCATCTCAAAATGAATTCTAA